The nucleotide sequence AGGTCACCGCGAGCGTGTGACTCGCGCCGGGCGCGACCGTGACAACATTGTCCATCGCATTGCCCGACTCGACGCAGACCATCTCGCGCCAGCCCGTGCCGGATTTGCCTTGCCCGAGGTCGCCCATCTGTTCGGCCTTGGCGGTCCAGGGCGACCACACGACGGTCGAGTGCGAGCCGCTCTTGGCGATACGGATGCGCCGCGCGAGACCCGGATCGACGATGACGCATTCGGCCGGCGTATCGACGTAGACGCGGTCGACTTCACCGGCAAAGGTCACGGCGCCGCGCTGTGTCTTGCGCGCGAAGTTCTCGACCTTGTCGTGATAGTCGCCGCCCTCGAGCCCCTCGACACTGACCGCGCCGATGTCGCTGATCTGGAAATAGGTGTGCAGGGCCTCGCCGACCTCGATCGGCGCATCGCCCGCGTTGGTCGTCGTCAGGCGCATTTCGAGGCGCTCGCCGACGACGATCGTCAGCGTGAGCCGCGTGGGGTGCGGCCATTGCGCGCGCGTCTGCGCGTTGTCGAGCAGTTCGAGCGTGATCTCGGTGCGCGCGTCGTTGCGCTTGCGGCTGCCGACGACCTGCCACTCGACCGTGCGCGCGAAACCGTGGGCGGGAAACGACGCCTCGCTCGGATGCGCGCCGAACCACGGCCAGCACACCGGTGCACCGCCGCGTATCGACTTGCCGGGCGCGAACTTCGCCGCGTCCGACACCCAGATCACCGGTGTGTGCTGCGACTTCGGACGGAAGCTCACGACGTGGGCACCCTGCAGGCAGATCGTCGCGCGTCCGCCGGCGTTGTCTATGTCGGCGTAGACGAGGCCGCCGGCGCCGGTGCGGAAACTCAACTGGCCCGGGATCGCGAAGCGCGCGCGCGGATCGGCGTGTTCCTGCGCCTCGGTCGGATGCTCGACCTGGGAGACGTCGCGCACCGCGCCGAACGCGGCCGAGGTCGTCATCGCGGCATACGCACGCAGGGCCGCGGAGACCTGGCGCGTGCGGTTGACCGGCTTCCAGGCCTGGGCGCCCCTGGCGTCCATTTCGGCCCGGCGCCGTGCGAGCTCGGCGTCGCTGACCGCGAGACGAATGCTGCGATTGGGGATGTCGATCTCGATCGTGTCGCCTTCCTCGACCAGCCCGATGGTGCCGCCTTCCGCCGCCTCGGGCGAGGCGTGGCCGATCGACAGGCCCGAGGTGCCGCCCGAGAAGCGGCCGTCGGTGATCAGTGCGCACGCCTTGCCGAGGTCTTTCGACTTGAGGTAGCTGGTCGGGTAGAGCATTTCCTGCATGCCGGGCCCGCCGCGCGGGCCTTCGTAGCGGATCACGACGACGTCGCCAGCAACGATGCGGTCGCCGAGGATCGCCTCGACCGCCGCGTCCTGCGATTCGAACACGCGCGCGGGACCCGAGAACTTCCAGATGCTCTCGTCGACACCCGCGGTCTTGACGATGCAGCCGTCGAGCGCGATGTTGCCGTAGAGCACAGCCAGCCCGCCGTCCTTCGAATACGCGTGCTCGACGTCGTGGATGCAGCCGTTGACGCGATCGTCGTCGAGCGTGGCGAAACGGCGCGCCTGCGAGAACGCGGTCTGCGTCGGCACGCCGCCGGGCGCCGCGCGGAAGTAGTCCTTGACGTCGGGGTCGCTCGTGCGTCGAATGTCGTAGACGTCGATCTGCTCGCCGAGCGTCTTCATGAGCACGGTCGGCACGTCGCGGTGGACGAGGCCGGCGCGCTCGAGTTCGCCGAGGATCGCCATGACGCCGCCGGCGCGATGCACGTCTTCCATGTGGTAGGTCTGGATCGACGGCGCCACTTTGGACAGGTGGGGCACGCGCCGGCTCATGCGGTCGATGTCGGCCATCGTGAAGTCGACGCCGGCCTCGTGCGCCGCGGCGAGCAGGTGCAGCACGGTGTTGGTCGAGCCGCCCATCGCGATATCGAGCGCGATCGCATTCTCGAAGGCGTCGAAGCTCGCGATCGAACGCGGCAATACGCGCGTGTCGCCGTCGTCGTAATAGCGGCGCGCGTTCTTCACGATCAGGCGCGCGGCGGCGAGGAACAGGCTCTTGCGGTCGGCGTGCGTTGCGAGCAGCGAGCCATTGCCGGGCAGCGAGAGCCCGAGCGCCTCGGTCAGGCAGTTCATTGAGTTGGCGGTGAACATGCCCGAGCACGAACCACAGGTCGGGCACGCCGAGCGCTCGAGCTCGTCAACCTTGGCGTCGCTGAATTTCGCGTCGGCCGCCGAGACCATCGCGTCGACGAGGTCGAGCTTGATGGTCTTCGCTTCCCACACGACCTTGCCGGCTTCCATCGGCCCGCCCGAAACGAACACGGTCGGGATGTTGAGGCGCAGCGCCGCGTTCAGCATGCCGGGCGTGATCTTGTCGCAGTTCGAGATGCAGACGAGGGCGTCGGCGCAGTGCGCGTTGACCATGTATTCGACCGAATCGGCGATGAGGTCGCGCGAAGGCAGCGAATAGAGCATGCCGCCGTGACCCATCGCGATGCCGTCGTCGACCGCGATGGTGTTGAACTCCTTCGCCACGCCGCCCATCGCCTCGACCTCGCGGGCGACGAGCTGGCCCATGTCCTTGAGGTGGACGTGGCCGGGGACGAATTGCGTGAACGAGTTGGCGATCGCGATGATCGGCTTGTTGAAATCGCCATCCTTCATGCCGGTCGCGCGCCAGAGCGCGCGGGCGCCGGCCATGTTGCGGCCGCGGGTGGTGGTCCAGGAACGGTAGTCGGGCATGGTGGTCACTCAGGCAATCTATAATCAGCCAGCAATTTTACCCGCCCAGGCCCTGCATCACATGCTCGTTCACCCGCAATTCGACCCCGTCGCCCTGCAGCTCGGGCCCGTCGCCATCCACTGGTACGGCCTCATGTATCTGCTCGCCTTCGTCCAGGTCATCCTGCTCGGGCGCTGGGCGATTCGCCACCGCGCGTGGACCGGCTGGGACGCGAAGATGCTCGACGACGTGCTGTTCTACGGCGTGCTCGGCGTCGTGCTCGGCGGCCGCCTCGGCTATGTGCTTTTCTACAAGCCCGCCGACTACCTCGCCGCCCCGCTCGACCTCTTCAAGGTGTGGGAAGGCGGCATGAGCTTCCATGGCGGCTTCCTCGGCGTCATCGTCGCGATGGCGCTGTTCGCCCGGCGCCACAAGCTCCGCTGGCTCGCCGTCACCGACTTCATCGCGCCGCTCGTGCCGCTGGGGCTGGCCGCCGGGCGGCTCGGCAACTTCATCAACGGCGAACTCTGGGGGCGCCCGGCCGACCCGAACCTGCCATGGGCGATGGTCTTTCCCCAGGCCGGGGACGACATCGCGCGCCACCCCTCGCAGCTCTACCAGTTCGCCGGCGAAGGCCTGCTGCTGTTCGCGCTGCTGTGGCTCTATTCAGCCAAACCGCGCCCGGTCGGCGCGGTCTCGGGCGTCTTCCTGATCGGCTACGGCAGCCTGCGCTTCCTCGCCGAATTCGCGCGCGAGCCCGACGCCTATCTCGGCCTGCTCGGGCTCGGCCTGTCGATGGGCCAGTGGCTGTCGCTGCCGATGGTCGTCGCCGGCGTTCTGATGCTGCGCTGGGCGCAGCGCCGCGCACCATGAACACCTTGCTGCAGCGCGTTGATCTCATGCGCCTCTGGCGCGCGGCCGGCTGGTTCGGCGTCGCCCTCGCACTCGCCCTCTCCCTGCTGCCACCAGCGCTCGACACCGCTGGCGGCCCGAGCGACAAGCTCGTCCACTTCCTCGGCTACGCCCTGCTCACCCTGTGGTGGGCGCAACTCACGCGCCGGCGCCGGACGCTCGCGCTCGCCATCGTGCTCTTCAGCGGTGCGATCGAACTGCTCCAGGGTCTCACGCCCCAGCGTCAACCCGAATTGCTCGACCTCGCCGCCAACAGCGGCGGCGTCATGCTCGGCTGGCTCGCCGCGCGCCTCCTCGATCGCTCGCCGGCGTGCGGCTGCCTGCCGCGTTATCTCGCGGCGCTTCCCGCAACGCGCCGCTGAGGCTATAATCCCGCCGCACTGGGGCGGTAGCTCAGCTGGGAGAGCGTCGCGTTCGCAATGCGAAGGTCGGGAGTTCGATCCTCCTCCGCTCCACCAAGACAACACCCAAGCCAATCCGGCAAGAAGAGGATTGCGCTTGCAAGCCGAACCCGCCGGAAGGCAGGGTTCGGCTTTTTTAATCTCGGCAATTGCGCGCCTGCCAGGCCAGCAGCGCACCCAACCGATTCAGCGTCAACAGCCGAACGGGTGTGTAGCGCCAACGACGGCAACCGCCCATCAACCCTCGGGGCTGGCTCTTTACAGGCTCTAGACAAACCTCGGGACGTCGACGCCGTGCCGCTTTTGGCGGAAGCAGCGTGCTCCCACCGCTGCGCGCCCCCGGCAACACAAGCGAGCACCTCGATCTAGCTTGGCGCACGCA is from Thiobacillus denitrificans ATCC 25259 and encodes:
- the ilvD gene encoding dihydroxy-acid dehydratase, with protein sequence MPDYRSWTTTRGRNMAGARALWRATGMKDGDFNKPIIAIANSFTQFVPGHVHLKDMGQLVAREVEAMGGVAKEFNTIAVDDGIAMGHGGMLYSLPSRDLIADSVEYMVNAHCADALVCISNCDKITPGMLNAALRLNIPTVFVSGGPMEAGKVVWEAKTIKLDLVDAMVSAADAKFSDAKVDELERSACPTCGSCSGMFTANSMNCLTEALGLSLPGNGSLLATHADRKSLFLAAARLIVKNARRYYDDGDTRVLPRSIASFDAFENAIALDIAMGGSTNTVLHLLAAAHEAGVDFTMADIDRMSRRVPHLSKVAPSIQTYHMEDVHRAGGVMAILGELERAGLVHRDVPTVLMKTLGEQIDVYDIRRTSDPDVKDYFRAAPGGVPTQTAFSQARRFATLDDDRVNGCIHDVEHAYSKDGGLAVLYGNIALDGCIVKTAGVDESIWKFSGPARVFESQDAAVEAILGDRIVAGDVVVIRYEGPRGGPGMQEMLYPTSYLKSKDLGKACALITDGRFSGGTSGLSIGHASPEAAEGGTIGLVEEGDTIEIDIPNRSIRLAVSDAELARRRAEMDARGAQAWKPVNRTRQVSAALRAYAAMTTSAAFGAVRDVSQVEHPTEAQEHADPRARFAIPGQLSFRTGAGGLVYADIDNAGGRATICLQGAHVVSFRPKSQHTPVIWVSDAAKFAPGKSIRGGAPVCWPWFGAHPSEASFPAHGFARTVEWQVVGSRKRNDARTEITLELLDNAQTRAQWPHPTRLTLTIVVGERLEMRLTTTNAGDAPIEVGEALHTYFQISDIGAVSVEGLEGGDYHDKVENFARKTQRGAVTFAGEVDRVYVDTPAECVIVDPGLARRIRIAKSGSHSTVVWSPWTAKAEQMGDLGQGKSGTGWREMVCVESGNAMDNVVTVAPGASHTLAVTYSVEAL
- the lgt gene encoding prolipoprotein diacylglyceryl transferase: MLVHPQFDPVALQLGPVAIHWYGLMYLLAFVQVILLGRWAIRHRAWTGWDAKMLDDVLFYGVLGVVLGGRLGYVLFYKPADYLAAPLDLFKVWEGGMSFHGGFLGVIVAMALFARRHKLRWLAVTDFIAPLVPLGLAAGRLGNFINGELWGRPADPNLPWAMVFPQAGDDIARHPSQLYQFAGEGLLLFALLWLYSAKPRPVGAVSGVFLIGYGSLRFLAEFAREPDAYLGLLGLGLSMGQWLSLPMVVAGVLMLRWAQRRAP
- a CDS encoding VanZ family protein; this encodes MNTLLQRVDLMRLWRAAGWFGVALALALSLLPPALDTAGGPSDKLVHFLGYALLTLWWAQLTRRRRTLALAIVLFSGAIELLQGLTPQRQPELLDLAANSGGVMLGWLAARLLDRSPACGCLPRYLAALPATRR